The following proteins are co-located in the Synechococcus sp. PROS-U-1 genome:
- a CDS encoding glycosyltransferase family 4 protein, translating into MNLLASPIAVASVSFLLAAVITTVLVPQVRRLGLRFGWTDQPDERKQHVTPMVRLGGVAMVLGFVLALAAIWSMGGFGLLAPARDQLIWGTLAGSLCFFLIGLADDLFALSPWPRLAGQVAVACAVWSQGVRIGAIDLPWLTASAGPIALPDSLSLLATVVWLVGITNAINWLDGLDGLAAGVAGIAAVGLVSVSFSLHQVAAGFLAAALAGCCFGFLRHNFNPARIFMGDGGSYFLGFTLAAVSIVGPAKGLTTVSLLLPLLILSLPLADMSAVIMGRLRAGRSPFYPDRRHLHHRLLRAGFSHRRTVLLIYVFTQWLAALALVVANAEMRFLWLALATAILVATVVISRRQLQHERALMNTTPRATPADPAALGEPRG; encoded by the coding sequence GTGAACCTCTTGGCCAGCCCTATTGCGGTCGCCTCGGTCAGTTTTCTTCTGGCCGCGGTGATCACCACGGTGCTGGTGCCTCAAGTGCGACGGTTGGGTCTGCGCTTTGGTTGGACCGATCAGCCGGATGAGCGCAAACAGCACGTCACCCCCATGGTGAGACTTGGGGGAGTGGCCATGGTGCTGGGTTTTGTCTTGGCACTGGCGGCGATCTGGTCAATGGGGGGCTTCGGACTGCTGGCCCCGGCCAGGGATCAACTGATTTGGGGCACCCTGGCCGGTTCGCTCTGCTTCTTCTTGATCGGCCTGGCAGATGACCTCTTTGCTCTCTCCCCGTGGCCGCGGCTGGCTGGACAGGTTGCCGTGGCTTGTGCGGTTTGGAGTCAGGGCGTACGGATTGGAGCTATCGACCTCCCCTGGCTCACCGCTTCCGCTGGTCCCATTGCCTTGCCGGACAGCCTCAGCCTGCTGGCGACAGTTGTCTGGCTGGTGGGGATCACCAATGCCATCAACTGGTTGGATGGCCTTGATGGGCTCGCTGCTGGGGTTGCTGGCATTGCTGCTGTCGGACTGGTGTCCGTCAGTTTTTCCCTCCATCAGGTGGCTGCTGGATTTCTCGCCGCTGCTCTGGCTGGTTGCTGCTTTGGTTTCCTCCGACACAACTTCAATCCAGCCCGCATTTTCATGGGTGATGGGGGCTCCTACTTCCTCGGATTCACCCTTGCTGCTGTCAGCATCGTGGGACCCGCCAAGGGGCTCACAACGGTGAGCCTGCTGCTGCCGCTCCTGATTCTTTCGCTGCCGCTGGCCGACATGTCAGCCGTGATCATGGGCCGTCTGCGGGCAGGCCGCTCTCCCTTTTATCCCGATCGGAGGCACCTCCATCACCGCTTGCTTCGTGCCGGGTTCAGTCATCGGCGCACAGTTTTGTTGATCTACGTCTTCACCCAGTGGCTTGCAGCCCTGGCTCTTGTGGTGGCGAATGCTGAGATGCGCTTTCTCTGGTTGGCTTTGGCGACCGCCATTCTGGTTGCAACGGTTGTGATCAGCCGGCGCCAACTGCAACACGAGCGGGCCTTGATGAACACCACGCCGCGTGCCACACCCGCTGATCCCGCAGCCCTTGGCGAGCCGCGTGGCTGA
- a CDS encoding competence/damage-inducible protein A — MAESGVEILCVGTELLLGDILNGNARWIAEQLAGLGLPHYRQTVVGDNKDRLVSAVREASQRCRVLVTTGGLGPTPDDLTTEALAAAFETPLEERPELWLEIHQKLSAGGRPVASSNRSQAYLPRGAEVLPNPKGSAPGMIWSPLPDFTILTFPGVPSEMQAMWTETAVPWFQGHGGASGVFVSRQLRFSGIGESDLAERVADLLASTNPTVAPYASLGDVKLRLTACAQSAEAAAQMLVPLEAELRRRTGDLCYGVDEDSLASVVIDLLKQRHQTMAVAESCTGGGLAAALTAVPGSSSVFQGGVVAYSNAVKQALLGVSPNLLTAHGAVSQPVVEAMARAARERLNCDWAIAVSGIAGPGGGSAEKPVGLVHLALAGPDGCEAWVQHFGERRGREAIQRMSVIRGLDRLRLRLLAQV; from the coding sequence GTGGCTGAATCGGGTGTTGAAATTCTCTGTGTAGGCACGGAGCTGCTGTTGGGGGACATCCTCAATGGCAACGCTCGATGGATCGCAGAACAGTTGGCTGGCTTGGGGTTGCCGCACTACCGCCAGACCGTTGTCGGTGACAACAAGGATCGCCTGGTTTCTGCCGTGCGCGAAGCGTCGCAGCGTTGCAGGGTTCTGGTGACGACCGGAGGTTTGGGGCCGACACCCGATGACCTCACCACCGAGGCCTTGGCTGCTGCGTTCGAGACTCCCCTGGAGGAACGTCCCGAGCTCTGGCTGGAGATCCATCAAAAATTATCGGCAGGAGGCCGGCCAGTTGCTTCCAGCAACCGCAGCCAGGCTTATCTCCCCCGGGGCGCTGAGGTTCTTCCCAATCCCAAGGGGTCGGCTCCAGGGATGATCTGGTCGCCGCTGCCCGATTTCACCATCCTCACCTTCCCGGGGGTGCCCTCGGAAATGCAGGCGATGTGGACGGAGACGGCTGTCCCCTGGTTCCAAGGGCATGGTGGTGCCTCCGGGGTGTTCGTGAGCCGTCAGCTCCGCTTCAGCGGCATTGGTGAATCCGATCTGGCCGAGCGTGTTGCTGATCTGTTGGCGTCCACCAACCCAACGGTGGCTCCCTATGCCTCCCTCGGAGATGTGAAATTGCGGCTCACGGCCTGTGCACAGAGTGCTGAGGCTGCCGCTCAGATGCTGGTGCCGCTTGAAGCGGAGCTGCGACGTCGCACGGGGGACCTTTGCTACGGCGTGGACGAAGACAGCCTGGCCTCGGTGGTGATCGACCTGCTCAAGCAACGGCACCAGACGATGGCGGTTGCGGAGTCCTGCACCGGTGGTGGTTTGGCGGCAGCCCTTACGGCTGTTCCAGGCTCCTCGTCGGTGTTCCAGGGTGGCGTCGTCGCCTACAGCAATGCGGTGAAACAGGCCTTGCTTGGGGTGTCACCGAATCTGCTCACAGCCCATGGTGCTGTTTCCCAGCCTGTGGTCGAGGCGATGGCTCGGGCCGCCCGGGAGCGCCTGAATTGCGACTGGGCAATTGCGGTGAGCGGTATCGCCGGCCCTGGCGGTGGCAGTGCCGAGAAGCCCGTGGGCTTGGTGCATCTGGCCTTGGCCGGTCCCGATGGCTGTGAGGCCTGGGTACAGCATTTCGGTGAGCGGAGGGGGCGGGAGGCCATTCAGAGGATGAGCGTGATCCGTGGCTTGGATCGTCTGCGTCTGCGCTTGCTCGCTCAGGTTTAG
- the leuC gene encoding 3-isopropylmalate dehydratase large subunit, which translates to MSSGTLYDKVWDLHRVAELPGGSTQLFVGLHLIHEVTSPQAFSALKDKGLNVRYPERTVATVDHIVPTTSQQRPFADPLAEEMLSTLERNCEEYGIPLNNIGSGRQGIVHVIAPELGLTQPGMTVACGDSHTSTHGAFGAIAFGIGTSQVRDVLASQSLAMNKLKVRRIQVNGLLPEGVSAKDLILHVIRRLGVKGGVGYAYEFAGSAIEALSMEERMTLCNMAIEGGARCGYVNPDQVTFDYLNGRPHAPDGDAWTRAVSWWSSLVTEPDATVDDEVVFDAAAIPPTVTWGITPGQGLGIDETVPSLDQLDPGERPIAEEAYRYMDLQPGTAIAGVPVDVCFIGSCTNGRLSDLRAAADVARGRQVAEGIKAFVVPGSEQVAKAAEAEGLDAVFRAAGFEWREPGCSMCLAMNPDRLEGRQISASSSNRNFKGRQGSASGRTLLMSPAMVAAAAVNGRVTDVRTLISPSAS; encoded by the coding sequence TTGAGTTCCGGCACCCTCTACGACAAGGTGTGGGATCTGCATCGGGTGGCGGAGCTTCCCGGTGGATCCACCCAACTGTTTGTCGGTCTTCATCTCATCCATGAGGTCACCAGTCCCCAAGCGTTCTCGGCGCTGAAGGACAAGGGCCTGAATGTGCGCTATCCCGAGCGCACGGTGGCCACAGTGGACCACATCGTGCCGACCACCTCCCAGCAACGTCCGTTCGCGGATCCGTTGGCGGAGGAGATGCTCAGCACCTTGGAGCGGAACTGTGAGGAGTACGGCATCCCTCTCAACAACATCGGCAGCGGCCGGCAGGGCATCGTGCACGTGATTGCCCCTGAGCTGGGCCTGACCCAGCCGGGGATGACGGTGGCTTGCGGTGACTCCCACACCTCCACCCATGGCGCCTTCGGGGCAATCGCCTTCGGGATCGGCACGAGTCAGGTTCGCGATGTGCTGGCCAGCCAGAGCCTGGCCATGAACAAACTCAAGGTGCGCCGGATTCAAGTGAATGGCCTCCTGCCGGAGGGGGTGTCCGCCAAGGATCTGATCCTTCATGTGATTCGCCGCCTTGGTGTGAAAGGCGGGGTTGGGTATGCCTATGAGTTCGCCGGGTCTGCCATCGAGGCGTTGTCGATGGAAGAGCGGATGACCCTCTGCAATATGGCGATCGAGGGTGGAGCCCGATGCGGTTACGTCAATCCTGATCAGGTCACCTTTGATTATCTGAACGGTCGCCCCCATGCTCCAGATGGTGACGCCTGGACCCGCGCTGTCTCCTGGTGGAGCTCATTGGTCACCGAGCCCGACGCAACGGTGGACGATGAGGTGGTCTTTGATGCTGCTGCGATTCCGCCCACAGTGACTTGGGGCATCACCCCTGGCCAGGGACTGGGAATCGACGAAACGGTTCCCAGTCTCGATCAGCTGGATCCAGGGGAGCGCCCGATCGCGGAGGAGGCCTATCGCTACATGGATCTGCAGCCTGGAACGGCCATCGCTGGAGTGCCTGTGGATGTTTGTTTCATCGGCAGCTGCACCAATGGTCGTCTGAGCGATCTCCGTGCTGCTGCCGACGTGGCCCGTGGGCGCCAGGTGGCGGAGGGCATTAAGGCGTTTGTGGTTCCTGGCTCGGAGCAGGTGGCGAAAGCCGCCGAAGCGGAAGGGCTGGATGCGGTGTTCCGGGCCGCAGGCTTCGAGTGGCGGGAGCCCGGTTGTTCGATGTGCCTGGCGATGAATCCCGATCGGCTTGAGGGACGCCAGATCAGCGCCAGCTCCAGCAATCGCAATTTCAAGGGTCGGCAAGGGTCGGCCAGTGGGCGGACGTTGTTGATGAGTCCAGCGATGGTGGCCGCTGCTGCCGTGAATGGTCGTGTGACCGATGTCCGTACTTTGATCTCTCCGTCCGCATCGTGA
- a CDS encoding 3-isopropylmalate dehydratase small subunit 2, with amino-acid sequence MALFPTGSIQQVRGTAIAVPGEDIDTDRIIPARFLKCVSFEALGDQVFADDRLELSGEHPFDQARYQGASILVVNGNFGCGSSREHAPQALMRWGIRAVVGVSFAEIFYGNCLALGIPCATAAPDQIKAIQAQVAREPDGSWQLDLAGLQLTSAESSWPVSIDAGPLDMLRSGRWDATSQLLDHGPQVAALMQTLPYINQFAAN; translated from the coding sequence ATGGCTCTCTTCCCCACTGGTTCCATTCAGCAGGTGCGTGGAACGGCCATTGCCGTTCCAGGTGAAGACATCGATACGGACCGGATCATTCCCGCCCGCTTCCTTAAATGCGTCAGTTTTGAGGCGCTGGGTGACCAGGTGTTTGCTGATGACCGTCTGGAACTCTCCGGCGAGCATCCCTTTGATCAGGCCCGTTATCAGGGTGCCTCGATCCTGGTGGTGAATGGCAATTTCGGCTGCGGTTCCAGCCGTGAGCATGCACCTCAGGCATTGATGCGCTGGGGAATCCGTGCGGTGGTCGGTGTCAGTTTTGCCGAGATTTTCTATGGCAACTGCCTCGCGCTGGGCATTCCCTGTGCAACGGCTGCGCCAGATCAGATCAAGGCGATTCAGGCGCAGGTGGCTCGTGAGCCAGATGGCTCGTGGCAGCTGGACCTTGCTGGTTTGCAATTGACGTCGGCGGAGTCCAGCTGGCCTGTCTCCATCGATGCCGGTCCTCTGGACATGTTGCGCAGCGGTCGCTGGGATGCCACGTCCCAGCTTTTGGATCATGGCCCCCAGGTTGCGGCGTTGATGCAAACACTGCCTTACATCAACCAATTCGCCGCCAATTGA
- a CDS encoding pentapeptide repeat-containing protein, protein MVHSLSRLLLPLLVVVGVAPAGALPLQIQPHDPLDHSCPGCDLRHVDFRQAHLIGADFRGSDLRGADLREANLEGADLTGALLEGADLRGANLTNAELSGVDLRNADLRDAQVINAYAPNVQTSGMRYAGASLFGSDLIIGGGDD, encoded by the coding sequence ATGGTTCATTCGTTGTCGCGGTTGTTGTTGCCGTTGTTGGTTGTTGTCGGAGTGGCTCCTGCTGGTGCCCTGCCACTTCAGATTCAGCCCCACGATCCGTTGGATCACAGCTGTCCAGGTTGTGATCTGCGCCATGTGGATTTCCGGCAGGCCCACCTCATCGGTGCTGATTTTCGGGGCAGCGATTTGCGCGGCGCTGATCTCAGGGAGGCGAATCTTGAGGGTGCTGATTTGACGGGGGCTCTCCTCGAAGGGGCTGACCTGCGGGGAGCCAACCTCACCAATGCGGAGCTGTCTGGTGTGGATCTGCGCAATGCCGATCTGCGGGACGCCCAGGTGATCAATGCCTATGCGCCAAATGTTCAGACCTCCGGCATGCGCTATGCCGGCGCGTCACTGTTCGGAAGCGATCTGATCATCGGCGGTGGTGATGACTGA